The Stratiformator vulcanicus genome has a segment encoding these proteins:
- a CDS encoding diguanylate cyclase, whose protein sequence is MKRSSATIRICLGLTAMTVSIVMLAVIIGLVPDGTQEILHRRATLCETIAIKSTILVRHDDTEGIKAGLKAILARNPDMLSAGIRHADGTLLVEAGPHSAYWMDAKADPTSGTHMSVPIHSGGAEWGDLEARFAPVTKSGGILGHGGRLGLFVGALCFVANFFYLRRVLKHLDPSRAVPDRVRDALNTLAEGVVVIDSEERIMLANESFSRAFGLGIDNLVGCTLSMLSWTKKNDRQPLTKSPWSDSLKNGTKTTGDVLEMTSQEGEVRTLLVNCAPIFSGNGTTQGVLASFDDITPLEKKKAELRQMLLLLQKSSDEIKVQNEELERLANVDPLTSCLNRRSFFERFAKLWKIAETSDGCIACIMLDIDHFKSVNDNHGHAVGDEVIKSLAGIVHSTIGKHDLACRYGGEEFCIVMPNAGTAAAADLAERIRFQVENTSVEGLTITSSFGVASLEMSVPDPEALVDLADQALYAAKKSGRNRVVTADNIATVSVQSEDADPRSEAGDQASASIPFDAVTALFSALAYRDHGTAEHSRRVADLAVALSDGLMSSRERYILEVAALLHDIGKIGVPDAILLKPGPLTSDEWELMRAHDRIGTQIIATSFKCEPLKEIVRTHHAFYGDVDRQPGLPVGTDIPLGARILTICDSYDAIVSDRVYRKARSREEAFQELRRCAGSQFDPVLVERLIEVLTAASPSGECDARTAASSEAIGMARQVAPLMTAVKDSDLEGVRTFAEQVGSFANKEGMTALADRAVKLEASLGADSDLLEMLGTAHELLDLCKTTQRNCLDATRETADVVE, encoded by the coding sequence ATGAAACGCAGTTCAGCAACAATTCGAATTTGCCTCGGCTTAACCGCCATGACAGTGAGCATCGTGATGCTGGCTGTTATCATCGGGCTGGTTCCTGACGGCACGCAGGAGATTTTGCATCGGCGAGCTACTCTCTGCGAGACCATTGCCATTAAGAGCACAATTCTTGTCCGGCACGATGATACGGAAGGCATTAAGGCTGGATTAAAAGCGATTCTCGCCCGCAACCCCGATATGCTGTCGGCCGGTATTCGTCATGCGGACGGGACCCTGCTGGTCGAAGCGGGGCCGCACTCCGCTTACTGGATGGATGCCAAAGCAGATCCGACATCGGGCACCCACATGTCGGTGCCGATTCACTCGGGAGGAGCAGAGTGGGGTGATCTCGAAGCCCGATTCGCCCCCGTCACGAAATCAGGAGGAATCCTCGGCCACGGAGGACGACTCGGTCTGTTCGTTGGTGCGTTGTGCTTTGTGGCGAACTTCTTTTACTTGCGACGCGTGCTGAAACACCTCGACCCGTCAAGGGCAGTCCCTGACCGGGTTCGAGATGCGTTAAATACATTGGCTGAAGGCGTCGTTGTTATCGATTCTGAAGAACGTATCATGTTGGCGAATGAATCATTCAGTCGGGCGTTCGGACTCGGCATTGACAATCTCGTGGGCTGCACGTTGTCAATGCTTTCTTGGACGAAAAAAAACGACCGCCAACCTTTGACGAAATCACCCTGGAGTGATTCCCTTAAGAACGGTACGAAGACCACCGGAGATGTTCTGGAGATGACTTCTCAGGAGGGAGAGGTCCGTACCCTCTTGGTAAATTGCGCGCCGATCTTTAGTGGCAATGGAACAACTCAAGGGGTCTTGGCAAGTTTTGACGACATTACGCCCCTTGAAAAGAAGAAGGCGGAGCTTCGTCAAATGCTCCTGCTTCTGCAGAAATCCAGCGATGAGATTAAGGTGCAGAATGAAGAGTTGGAACGGCTGGCCAATGTCGATCCGTTGACATCATGCCTTAACAGGCGATCTTTCTTTGAGCGATTCGCGAAGCTGTGGAAAATAGCAGAAACGTCCGACGGCTGCATCGCCTGCATTATGCTCGATATCGATCACTTTAAATCGGTGAACGATAACCACGGTCATGCCGTGGGCGACGAGGTCATTAAATCACTCGCAGGGATCGTACATTCAACGATTGGAAAGCACGATCTCGCCTGTCGTTACGGCGGTGAGGAATTCTGTATTGTGATGCCGAATGCGGGAACGGCGGCGGCTGCTGATCTGGCGGAGCGAATCCGCTTTCAGGTGGAGAACACGTCAGTCGAAGGATTAACGATCACATCCAGTTTCGGCGTCGCCTCGCTGGAAATGTCGGTTCCCGATCCCGAGGCACTGGTCGACCTGGCTGATCAAGCTCTATATGCCGCAAAGAAGAGCGGGCGGAATCGAGTTGTCACCGCAGACAATATTGCGACGGTTTCCGTTCAAAGTGAAGATGCTGATCCGCGGTCGGAGGCTGGCGATCAAGCCTCCGCGTCCATTCCATTCGATGCCGTGACCGCGCTATTCTCCGCCCTTGCCTATCGTGATCACGGCACCGCCGAACACAGCCGACGAGTTGCCGATCTCGCTGTCGCTTTAAGTGACGGCCTGATGTCAAGCCGCGAGCGTTATATCCTTGAAGTGGCTGCACTTCTGCATGATATCGGAAAGATCGGGGTTCCCGACGCGATTCTGTTGAAGCCGGGGCCGCTCACGTCTGACGAATGGGAATTAATGCGTGCCCACGATCGGATTGGAACGCAAATTATCGCCACTTCGTTCAAATGTGAGCCGCTCAAAGAGATCGTTCGCACGCACCACGCGTTTTATGGAGATGTCGATCGACAGCCCGGGCTTCCGGTTGGAACAGACATCCCGCTTGGAGCGAGGATCCTTACAATCTGTGATTCCTATGATGCGATCGTTTCCGACCGTGTCTATCGCAAGGCACGCAGCCGCGAAGAGGCGTTTCAAGAGCTTCGGCGTTGTGCCGGGTCTCAATTTGACCCTGTGCTTGTGGAGCGCTTAATTGAAGTGCTGACAGCGGCGTCACCGTCCGGAGAATGTGACGCGCGCACGGCAGCTTCCAGCGAAGCGATTGGCATGGCCAGGCAGGTGGCTCCGTTAATGACCGCCGTGAAAGACAGCGATCTGGAAGGAGTAAGAACGTTTGCCGAGCAGGTCGGATCGTTCGCCAATAAAGAGGGCATGACTGCACTGGCAGATCGAGCGGTGAAGTTGGAGGCGAGCCTCGGGGCCGACTCAGACCTTCTTGAGATGCTCGGCACCGCTCACGAACTTCTGGACCTGTGTAAGACAACCCAACGCAATTGTCTCGACGCGACACGTGAAACGGCGGATGTCGTAGAGTAA
- a CDS encoding acyl-CoA ligase (AMP-forming), exosortase A system-associated — MDFLVHHMLRASAARHAEKEALVHESQRLSFAELKTRVDRLASLLAAASLQPGDRVAIALEPSVEQVVAIFAVSQAQGVFVPIHHSLKAEQVSHIINDCGATALITCAERLVDLEDVIRDASSLKFVVSDDPVAATDLPCPVVDGSASQACSALDVPTDRVNERDLAAILYTSGSTGKPKGVMLSHANVMAGASIVSEYLSIEAQDRILAVLPFSFDAGLNQLTTAVQQGATLVLKSFRFAREIVKTLESEQITGLAGVPPVWNLLVQRSSRLAETSLPRLRYITNTGGALSQTTLAELRQSLPDLDIFLMYGLTEAFRSTYLPPSELDRRPSSMGRAIPNTTIYVLRDDGRECGPGETGELVHHGPTVSLGYWGHPELTAQVLRPHPFAHPGMSDGTKVCYSGDLVKKDEEGFLYFVSRRDNQIKTSGFRVSPSEVEEAIFQSGFVTEAAVVGLPDEMLGQRIAAFVVLNGQDGSAADQIRSFCADRLPRHMVPASVEVMPSLPKTASGKINYPAIRQIGLGSEATDLDRSKNAKAGV, encoded by the coding sequence ATGGATTTCCTCGTCCATCACATGCTGCGGGCAAGCGCTGCGCGTCACGCGGAGAAGGAAGCGCTGGTCCACGAGTCGCAGCGGCTCTCGTTTGCCGAGTTGAAGACGCGTGTGGACCGCCTTGCCTCATTGCTCGCGGCTGCGTCGCTTCAACCGGGCGATCGAGTCGCGATCGCCTTAGAGCCGTCGGTCGAACAGGTTGTCGCTATTTTTGCGGTTTCTCAGGCACAAGGGGTCTTCGTTCCGATTCACCACAGCCTGAAGGCGGAACAGGTTTCCCATATCATTAATGACTGCGGTGCAACGGCACTCATCACATGTGCAGAGCGCCTTGTCGACCTTGAAGACGTCATCCGCGATGCTTCGTCCTTAAAGTTTGTGGTGAGCGACGATCCGGTTGCGGCTACCGATCTGCCGTGCCCGGTCGTTGATGGTTCGGCGAGTCAGGCATGCTCTGCTCTTGACGTCCCAACGGACCGGGTTAATGAGCGAGACTTGGCAGCCATTCTTTATACTTCCGGATCGACCGGCAAACCCAAGGGGGTCATGCTGAGTCACGCCAACGTCATGGCCGGTGCGAGCATTGTCTCAGAATACCTTTCCATCGAGGCACAAGATCGAATCCTCGCAGTCCTGCCGTTCAGCTTTGATGCCGGACTCAATCAATTGACGACTGCCGTTCAGCAAGGCGCGACGCTCGTATTAAAGTCGTTCCGATTTGCACGCGAGATTGTCAAGACGCTCGAGAGCGAGCAGATCACCGGACTAGCGGGAGTGCCGCCCGTTTGGAATCTGTTAGTTCAACGAAGTTCGCGGCTCGCCGAGACGAGCCTGCCGCGGCTTCGCTATATCACGAATACCGGCGGAGCTCTTTCGCAAACCACTTTGGCTGAACTGCGTCAATCGCTTCCTGACTTGGACATCTTTTTAATGTACGGTCTGACGGAAGCCTTTCGATCCACCTATTTGCCTCCTTCAGAGCTCGACCGGCGTCCCTCTTCAATGGGGCGTGCGATCCCGAACACAACGATCTATGTCCTTCGAGACGACGGTCGCGAGTGCGGTCCCGGCGAGACCGGGGAACTGGTCCATCACGGTCCCACCGTTTCACTCGGCTATTGGGGCCATCCCGAATTGACGGCCCAAGTTCTTCGCCCGCACCCCTTTGCACACCCCGGAATGAGTGACGGAACGAAGGTCTGCTATTCGGGGGACCTTGTGAAGAAAGACGAAGAGGGATTTCTTTACTTTGTCAGCCGACGTGACAATCAAATTAAGACCTCTGGCTTCCGTGTCAGTCCCAGTGAGGTTGAGGAAGCGATCTTTCAATCGGGGTTCGTGACGGAAGCTGCCGTCGTGGGACTTCCGGACGAGATGCTCGGGCAACGGATTGCGGCCTTCGTCGTTCTTAACGGTCAAGACGGATCGGCTGCCGATCAGATTAGATCTTTCTGCGCAGACCGCCTACCCCGGCACATGGTGCCCGCCTCCGTTGAGGTGATGCCGTCGTTACCAAAAACAGCGTCCGGCAAAATTAATTATCCCGCCATCCGGCAAATCGGTCTTGGTTCTGAGGCGACTGATCTTGACCGTTCCAAAAACGCGAAGGCAGGTGTGTGA
- the lysA gene encoding diaminopimelate decarboxylase, which produces MSSIAETESAATTLQPSLSRRLIARHFGSSDDALCLGGVSVDKLASKYGTPLFIYDESVMLEALQSLRAATGDSVDIYYSMKANPTQRILKLYCSHGCGIEIASIGELEQALAAGVDPKRILFAGPGKQSHELRRAAEVGIGEIHLESLREAEELNRLAAEQNRTIRVSLRINPTESVQGGAMRMGGKPSPFGIPEEELEAAVLRIEALPHLLLDGLHLFTGTQILQAEILLKQYARAIELAGRIVELTGRALGSIDFGGGLGIPYFEHEGHLDLEVLREGFKDVASQLADHPLLYRTRMIIEPGRFLVGPAGIYLSRVIDVKISRGKEFVITDGGMHHHLAASGNLGQTIKRNYPIVLANRLGEAESQRYDVVGPLCTPLDTLGRNVALPGVQPGDLIAVLQSGAYGRSSSPMQFLSHPSPAEALVSDGTSSLIRHAGGWQDLIGEQVVDR; this is translated from the coding sequence ATGAGTTCGATCGCCGAAACGGAATCAGCCGCGACGACATTGCAACCTTCCTTATCTCGAAGATTGATCGCTCGCCACTTCGGTAGTTCTGACGATGCGTTATGCTTGGGCGGTGTGTCCGTTGATAAACTTGCGTCGAAGTACGGCACGCCGCTATTCATCTATGACGAATCGGTGATGCTCGAAGCGCTGCAATCGTTAAGGGCGGCGACGGGCGATTCCGTTGATATCTATTACTCAATGAAAGCGAATCCCACGCAGCGGATTCTTAAGCTTTACTGTTCGCATGGGTGCGGCATTGAGATTGCTTCGATCGGAGAACTGGAACAGGCTTTGGCTGCCGGTGTTGATCCGAAGCGAATTCTGTTCGCAGGGCCCGGCAAGCAGTCGCATGAGCTTCGTCGAGCGGCCGAAGTCGGGATTGGGGAAATTCATCTCGAATCACTTCGGGAGGCGGAAGAACTTAATCGCCTTGCGGCTGAGCAAAATCGGACGATTCGAGTCTCATTAAGGATTAATCCCACCGAGTCGGTGCAAGGCGGAGCCATGCGGATGGGCGGGAAGCCGTCTCCGTTCGGGATTCCGGAGGAGGAGTTGGAGGCAGCGGTGCTGCGGATCGAAGCGCTTCCTCACCTGCTGCTGGACGGACTTCACCTCTTTACAGGAACGCAAATTCTGCAGGCTGAGATACTGCTCAAGCAGTACGCTCGGGCTATTGAACTCGCCGGTCGGATTGTTGAACTGACCGGCCGCGCCTTGGGATCGATCGATTTTGGTGGGGGCCTTGGCATTCCCTATTTCGAGCACGAAGGACATCTCGATCTCGAAGTCTTAAGGGAGGGCTTTAAAGACGTTGCTTCGCAGTTGGCCGATCATCCCCTGCTCTACCGGACGCGGATGATTATCGAGCCCGGTCGATTTCTGGTCGGCCCGGCCGGCATCTATTTAAGTCGCGTCATCGATGTAAAGATCTCACGGGGCAAAGAGTTCGTGATTACCGACGGCGGAATGCATCACCACTTAGCCGCGTCCGGCAATCTGGGTCAAACCATTAAGCGTAATTATCCCATCGTGCTCGCGAATCGACTCGGTGAAGCCGAGTCGCAGCGGTACGATGTCGTCGGGCCGCTATGTACTCCGCTCGATACGCTCGGGCGAAATGTCGCACTTCCTGGTGTCCAGCCCGGAGATTTGATTGCGGTTCTGCAATCGGGGGCTTACGGGCGGTCTTCAAGCCCGATGCAGTTTTTAAGTCACCCGTCGCCTGCTGAGGCCTTGGTGTCAGACGGGACAAGTTCGCTAATTCGACATGCTGGCGGTTGGCAGGATCTGATCGGAGAGCAGGTAGTCGATCGCTAG
- a CDS encoding GNAT family N-acetyltransferase codes for MPVIRKITADIFPNLYRSFLASDDPLSTERDWRNIFDYAWPTEEGHCGYAMLEGDDVVGMIGMVFIDREIDGVTHKFCNLHTWWVREDYRGRSLSLLRPVLSMQGYTITHFTPCDKVRAISKRLGFEEISTQLRILPALNSFWHQSKIGPTDFLHDPDAIAGRVNEMDRRILTDHQPYNCEHLLFSDSGIDCYLLYTQVVRHRVTYCHIHHCSNWDVFKARETEVRRHLIRRHGVRFVAVDTRLAEAHNFRSGFDFWAPVAGLYKSDNLSPGQIDNLYSDIVFLKLTTLPTMKHELLKIGRRFLPTKTSQTARPVGQPA; via the coding sequence ATGCCCGTCATTAGAAAAATTACAGCCGATATTTTTCCGAACCTCTATCGCTCGTTTCTCGCATCGGACGACCCGCTCTCCACGGAACGCGATTGGCGAAACATCTTTGACTATGCCTGGCCAACCGAAGAAGGCCATTGCGGCTACGCCATGCTGGAGGGGGACGACGTCGTTGGCATGATCGGAATGGTCTTTATCGACCGCGAAATCGACGGCGTCACCCACAAGTTCTGCAATCTCCACACTTGGTGGGTGCGAGAAGACTATCGCGGTCGCAGCCTGTCGCTGTTGCGGCCGGTGCTCTCGATGCAGGGCTATACCATCACGCATTTCACGCCTTGCGACAAAGTGCGGGCGATCTCGAAACGCCTCGGGTTTGAAGAAATCAGCACGCAGCTTCGAATACTCCCCGCACTCAATTCGTTCTGGCATCAATCAAAAATCGGTCCGACAGATTTCCTCCACGATCCCGATGCGATTGCGGGCCGTGTTAATGAGATGGACCGACGCATATTAACGGATCACCAACCTTACAACTGCGAACACCTTCTATTCAGCGATTCCGGCATCGATTGCTACCTCCTCTATACGCAGGTCGTTCGCCATCGCGTCACGTACTGCCATATTCACCATTGCAGCAACTGGGACGTGTTTAAAGCCAGGGAAACCGAGGTTCGCCGGCATCTCATCCGGCGACACGGTGTGCGCTTCGTAGCCGTCGATACGAGGCTCGCGGAAGCGCACAATTTCCGCAGCGGGTTCGACTTCTGGGCGCCTGTGGCCGGGCTCTATAAATCCGACAACCTGTCTCCCGGACAGATCGACAATCTTTATTCAGACATTGTCTTCTTGAAGCTGACAACGCTTCCGACAATGAAGCACGAGTTATTGAAGATCGGGCGACGTTTCCTTCCGACCAAAACATCGCAGACTGCCCGACCGGTGGGCCAGCCCGCATAA
- a CDS encoding acyl carrier protein: protein MQTIDDLTVRESIRAFVYEQFPLARQQQLSDDASLLQNGLIDSLGTLDVVAYIETEFDLILDDEDLVSDNFESIDKLVEFVISKRV, encoded by the coding sequence ATGCAAACCATCGACGACCTGACCGTTCGCGAATCGATCCGCGCCTTTGTCTACGAGCAGTTTCCGCTCGCGCGGCAGCAGCAGTTGTCCGACGATGCATCGTTACTGCAAAACGGGCTGATCGATTCCCTCGGCACGCTTGATGTCGTCGCCTATATCGAGACCGAATTCGACCTCATTTTGGACGATGAGGACCTCGTCTCCGACAATTTCGAATCGATCGACAAGCTCGTCGAGTTCGTGATTTCCAAGCGAGTCTAA
- a CDS encoding sulfatase family protein — MKFLKALPIAMFRNTPACLTVILTLGVTFAVGSGEARAESRAEKPNILLILSDDQAWTDYGFMGHTVIQTPRLDRLASESAVFPNGYVPTSLCRPSLATLITGQYPHQHGVTGNDPPKGTSRGEMVDFVRHCPRLPELLSDAGYVCHQSGKWWEGHHSEGGFTHGMTQGDPERGGRHGDQGLKIGREGIEPIENFLDETAGEPFFLWYAPFLPHTPHNPPGRLLRKYRTPGRELGVAKYYAMCEWFDESCGQVLDALDERGLTDNTIVLYVCDNGWIQPTPDKKTANWRHHFAPKSKRSPYDAGLRTPIMVKWPGHVAPARYDSLISSLDLPVTALNAAGLGVPEEMSGENLLEIIDDKGKTDRDAVFGAVYTHDLRSLRDPTQGLLTRWCRMGDWKLIIPATEDSVSTGDKQTASGTTLTGETELYNLAEDPDETTNLIGDHPEKAAALRERIEDWYAPRWPKDWQE; from the coding sequence ATGAAATTCCTCAAAGCTCTGCCGATCGCCATGTTCCGAAATACCCCAGCCTGCCTGACCGTTATTCTCACACTCGGCGTAACCTTCGCCGTTGGGTCAGGCGAAGCACGGGCTGAATCGCGGGCAGAAAAGCCCAACATCCTTTTGATCCTCTCCGATGACCAAGCCTGGACCGACTACGGCTTCATGGGCCACACCGTCATCCAAACTCCTCGGCTCGATCGACTCGCTTCGGAATCGGCCGTCTTCCCGAACGGGTACGTCCCCACGAGTCTCTGCCGACCGAGCCTCGCCACGCTGATCACCGGTCAGTACCCGCACCAGCACGGCGTCACCGGCAACGACCCGCCCAAGGGCACTTCGCGGGGTGAAATGGTTGACTTCGTCCGCCACTGCCCCCGCCTGCCGGAGCTACTCTCCGACGCCGGCTATGTCTGCCATCAGTCGGGAAAGTGGTGGGAAGGTCATCACTCCGAAGGCGGCTTCACCCACGGCATGACGCAAGGCGATCCCGAGCGTGGCGGCCGGCACGGCGATCAGGGCCTCAAGATTGGCCGCGAGGGCATTGAGCCGATTGAAAACTTCCTCGACGAAACCGCCGGTGAACCGTTCTTCCTTTGGTATGCGCCCTTTCTTCCCCACACGCCTCACAATCCGCCGGGGCGACTTCTCAGGAAGTATCGGACGCCCGGCCGTGAACTCGGCGTCGCGAAGTACTACGCGATGTGCGAGTGGTTCGATGAATCTTGCGGCCAAGTCCTCGATGCCCTCGATGAACGCGGCCTGACCGATAACACCATCGTTCTTTACGTTTGCGACAACGGCTGGATTCAACCCACCCCCGACAAAAAAACGGCCAACTGGCGGCACCACTTCGCCCCCAAGTCGAAACGCAGCCCCTACGATGCCGGGCTCCGCACACCGATCATGGTCAAATGGCCCGGCCACGTCGCGCCGGCCCGCTACGACAGCCTGATCAGCTCACTCGATCTGCCGGTCACCGCGCTGAACGCCGCCGGCCTTGGCGTCCCCGAAGAGATGTCGGGCGAAAACCTGCTCGAGATTATTGACGATAAGGGCAAGACCGATCGCGATGCCGTCTTCGGAGCCGTCTACACCCACGATCTCAGATCGCTCCGAGACCCGACGCAGGGCCTGCTCACCCGATGGTGCCGGATGGGCGATTGGAAACTGATCATCCCCGCGACCGAAGACTCCGTGTCGACCGGGGACAAGCAAACCGCCTCCGGCACCACCCTCACCGGCGAGACCGAACTCTACAACCTCGCCGAAGACCCCGACGAAACGACCAACCTCATTGGCGATCACCCGGAGAAGGCCGCAGCCCTCCGCGAGCGCATCGAAGACTGGTACGCCCCGCGCTGGCCGAAAGACTGGCAGGAATAG
- the odhB gene encoding 2-oxoglutarate dehydrogenase complex dihydrolipoyllysine-residue succinyltransferase, which translates to MPVEVKIPQVGESITEVQISAWHVGEGDYVEVDDDVAELETDKATVEVPSPISGNVVKLLKQAGEMAEIDEVIALIEEAEAPAESDSGGSSDPAPQAASSSDSKGSGASTPPRESERIVMPGAKRELAERGLSAEEVPATGPGGRLLKEDVLRHGRGPARTSDAPSRSTTPTLPSSTKSDQAQSSAALSKPTGERTERRKAISPIRRRIAERLVEAQTNAALLTTFNEIDMSLVMSLRKQFQDDFVNRYGVKLGFMSFFVKAAVDALREIPQVGAQIDGNELVYQNYCDIGIAVGGGKGLVVPVLRNAEQMGFAEIEMKISDFGRRAKENKIDLEELSGGTFTITNGGIYGSLLSTPIVNPPQSGVLGMHNIVERPVVVDGQVVARPMMYIALTYDHRVVDGREAVTFLKRIKETIEHPTRMLIEA; encoded by the coding sequence ATGCCCGTCGAAGTGAAGATCCCGCAAGTCGGGGAGTCGATTACGGAAGTCCAAATCAGCGCTTGGCACGTCGGCGAGGGGGACTACGTCGAAGTTGATGACGATGTCGCCGAGCTTGAGACCGACAAAGCGACGGTCGAGGTGCCTTCGCCAATCAGCGGGAATGTGGTCAAACTTCTGAAGCAGGCCGGGGAGATGGCCGAGATCGACGAGGTGATCGCGCTGATCGAAGAAGCCGAAGCGCCGGCCGAATCAGACAGCGGCGGTTCGTCCGATCCGGCACCGCAAGCCGCTTCCTCGTCCGATTCAAAAGGCAGCGGCGCATCGACGCCGCCCCGCGAATCAGAACGGATCGTCATGCCGGGGGCGAAGCGCGAACTCGCCGAGCGCGGCCTGTCGGCGGAGGAAGTCCCCGCAACCGGGCCGGGCGGACGCCTCTTGAAAGAAGACGTGCTGCGACACGGACGGGGTCCGGCGCGGACATCCGACGCACCGTCGCGGTCGACCACTCCGACCCTGCCGTCTTCGACGAAATCGGATCAAGCCCAGTCGTCCGCCGCGTTGTCGAAGCCGACGGGCGAACGCACCGAGCGTCGAAAAGCAATCAGTCCGATCCGCCGCCGAATCGCGGAGCGATTGGTCGAAGCCCAAACGAACGCGGCATTACTGACGACATTCAACGAAATCGACATGTCCCTCGTGATGTCGCTGCGGAAGCAGTTTCAGGACGACTTCGTCAATCGATATGGCGTGAAGCTCGGCTTCATGTCGTTCTTCGTGAAAGCAGCCGTCGACGCATTGCGTGAGATCCCCCAGGTTGGTGCTCAGATCGACGGCAACGAACTCGTTTATCAGAATTACTGCGACATCGGAATCGCGGTCGGCGGCGGAAAGGGATTGGTCGTGCCGGTCCTGAGAAATGCCGAACAGATGGGCTTCGCCGAAATCGAAATGAAAATTTCCGATTTCGGCCGACGCGCCAAAGAGAACAAAATCGATCTCGAAGAGCTGTCCGGCGGCACCTTCACCATCACGAACGGTGGCATCTACGGCTCTTTGCTGTCGACGCCGATCGTCAATCCGCCCCAATCGGGCGTCTTGGGGATGCACAACATCGTCGAGCGGCCGGTGGTCGTCGACGGGCAGGTCGTCGCCCGACCGATGATGTATATCGCGCTGACTTACGATCACCGCGTCGTCGACGGCCGGGAAGCGGTAACCTTCCTGAAACGCATCAAAGAGACGATCGAGCATCCCACGCGGATGCTGATTGAAGCGTGA